The Falco rusticolus isolate bFalRus1 chromosome 4, bFalRus1.pri, whole genome shotgun sequence genome includes the window CAGCCTTTGCGGGGTGGCGAGTGCTGGGTATCTGCGGCCGCGCTTGTGCTGTGTTCGGAGGGCCGGTGTAGGCGGCAGTGCCGGCCCAACCCGCTTGTAACAGCGAGCGTCGGTGCTTCTGGCCTCCACGAGTATCGTAGCCAGCTCCCCGGCCAAGCAAACCCATCGCCTAAGCGAGGGTCACCTCAGAGAGCGGCCCCTTCCCCTCTGGGCCTGAGCAGCCGCGCAGGCCTCACTGCCCTGCGGGCCTCAGCGCCGCGGGTTCCCCGATCCCCCCCACCCGTGGGCACCAGGGCACCCTCAGCACACCGACCAACACTAAAACCCACCCTGGATGATGGCCCTGCTGCTTCAGGTCAGCATTTAGCATGAGTAAAGTGGATTACACTTCACCAGATGGTTACATCCATCAGCCAGGAAGAAGCACTTAGCACAATTACTACACCTACGTAATTCTTTACAGCATCTCACAAGGCAGCATCTGGAATTCAAGCAAAGGCTGCTCTTGGCATGGCCCCAGCAGAGATCTCTCCGGCATCTTTGGCTCCCACTTCCCCTTGTGTCACATCCTGTCACCTGCAGTGGAGGAGTTCACCCAGACCAGCTCCAGGTAgtgcccctgctgctgcctgcgggGATCAAAACATCCgctcagcaaaacaaaacaaaacaaacacccctAAGCATGAAGGGCATCCTCCCagggtttttgggtttgtgtttttttttcttaatagtgACTACAAGTGCTTTGCACTCCTGTACTGTCAGCCGGGTGGGCTGCTACAGGCTGCCGACATCAACCACTAAAGACAGAAACTGCCTCAAGGATCTGAGTGCTGCTCAGATTCGTCCTGGCACTACGTGCCGCCAGGCAGTAAAGAAATTGGCcactagaaaaataataaaaagctttaatgTCTTACAGTAAACCAATACTTGCACAGTATAAATAATTAACAGACAAGTTCAAATAAATAACACATGGCTCAACACGCATCTCTGTTCAAAAGCAAACTACAACCTCAGGGAAGGGGGTTTGTCTTGTCTTGAGCCAGTGCTCCACATCCCCAGTCATTATTGAACCTGGAGCACTCTGCAGCTTTGCGTGAGAAGTCATTGCTCGGGTATGAGCTTTGATCTTCAGAGTCTGGACCACAGTGGCCAGAGGCGGTTGGGTAAACACTGAGTGCGCAGACAGCAAGGACACCTCATCGCCTCACAGTTTGGCTGCCGGCAGAGGCAGAACCCTTCTGGCTTGCAGCCCTTCCTGGTGAGGTTTGCTTCCCAGCCAGCCATTTCTCATCTGCTAGGcgctgaaaatattttgcttaataaaataatgttttatctCACGCTCTGGATTAGCCCCATATTTACCTGCAAATCCTCACAGTAGTTTGTGAGGTAGATAAGCGTCATCCCCACTTCACAGGCAGGTgtgaaacaaacccaaaagcagaaacaaagttCCCCACTGAAGCTGCTAAACATGACATTGCCGAGGCTAGGACGAAACTGCAGGATACTTGAAAGTCCAGCCCCAAGTTTACTTCATTCTGGCTCATTGTTAATGACTAACGCTGCCCCACAGCTTACAGGCCTTCTTGCAAGTCCCCACTTAACACCTAGAAAAGATGTACTAATGCCAGCTGGATTGAAAGAGCCACGGCTGGGAGAGGCACAGCGGGTAGGGACACATCCAGTGCTGGAGGAGGCCAGGCACCTGTCATGCTCAGAACAGGGATGGGAGTACAGAAACTGGGAATCTCCTGTCAGGCAGACCCAGGCTCTCCAGGCAGCGCCTGGGCAGCGCCCCGTGCTCGCCATCCAGCTTCACACCAGGGTCCGGAGCCTCCTTTGCACAAACGGCTCTGCATGGAGCACTGGAGCGGTTCAAAGCGGACACACCTGGCGCCGCACCCACCCAGGTGTTACTCAACGGGCTTCACTTTTGCAACAAACAAGGCAGTGGCTTTCTTCAGGAACTCCTCCCTGCTCATGGAGGTGCTGAGCTTCCTCTCCTGCAGCGCCCGGTCCATGGCCAGGGCCAGGCCATCCGGCCCCAGCTTGGAGCCCGCCTCCAGGTACCGCCCGGGCAGCGAGAAGTGGCCGGCACCCAGCGCATCCTCCAGCGCCCGCAGCACGGCCTGGCAGACCCTCCCGTCGGCAGCGCCGGAGCCGCCGTCTAGGACACCGAAGAGCGCATCCGCCTTGGCCGCGAACTCCAGCAGCACGAAGCAGGTGAGGACACCGTAGCGGAAGACGTCGAAAGGCACGGCCTCGTGGTCGCGGCAGCGGACCCGCCCCAGCAGCGCCGCTGCCGCCTCCGCCGGCGCTCCCCCGTGCTGGCAGATGCGCCGCAGCAGCTCGCTGTACAGCCGCCCGTCCACGCCCGCCTTGTGCCGTCGCccgccagcccccagcacctcGTAGGCCGCGCCGGCGTTGCTGTCGAAGGCCGTCCTGTCGCGACACGGCACAGACACAGAGAGGCAGCCTcacccccgcccgcccccggccgcggcTCCCagcgcctcccgccgccgcccgcaccTGTGGGAGTGGTGGGCCAGGCGCACGTACCACAGCGCCCGGGCCAGGCGCTGCGGCGGCCCCGGCTGCTCCGCGGCGGCCtctcccgccgcgccggggctgcccagcaccagccgcTCGAAGTAGTCGGCCAGGAAGGCGACGGGCTCCTCGGGCCGCGCCTCCAGCACCTTCAGCAGCGCCTCCCGCACCATGGCGCTGACGCCGGCCCGCAGCAGGAACTCCGCCTCGCTCCCCAGCCCGCCggccgccaccgccgccccAGCCGGCTCCGCCagcccgctgcccgccgccggggcgggggccggggccgggccggcggccgcccgccgctTCTCGTACGCCGCCATCTTGGCTGCGGGCGGCGAAGGCGGGTTCCGGCCATCTTGCACCGCCGTTCCGCCGAGGCGGGAAGTTCGCGCGCCGCCATCTTGCACACTGGCAGCGGATCGCTGGGCGGGAGGGCGCGCGGGCACGCCGCCATCTTGAGTGTGGGCAAAGGAGCCGCCCCGGCAGCTGTAACGCGGCGGGGCGCCCCGGCCGCCATGGCAACTCCGGGCAGGTGCCCCGCCCTTAGCAACCGGGTGCGCGTCGATCGCTGCGGACGCTGCCGGTGCCCCGGGGCCGGTGGGGAGCGATAGGGCTCGGTGCTCGTCAGGGGTCGGTGAGGGGGCACAGGCCTGGTGCTGGTGGAAGGCCACAGGAACCAGTGCTGCTCGGGGGGCTGCAAGGCCCAGGGCCGGTGACAGGCCGCTGGGCCtggtgaggggctgcagggcctgGGGTCAGTGACAGGCCGCTGGGTCTGGTGAGTGGCcgccagccctggggctggtgaggggctgcggggccagTGCTAGTCAGGGGGGCTGCAGAGTCCGGTGCTGGTCATGAGCCACCAGGCCTGGGGCCAGTGAAGGGCTGCTgggccaccccagccccagccaaaAGGACACTTGCTCAGGGTTAAAAGAGAAATGATGCCTTATTGGAGTACCTCATCCCATCTGCCAAAGCACACCCTCCTTCGCCCACAACCTGGGGGATGTACACCCCCGCAGGGCTGTGTCTGACCCCTCTGCCATGGCACGATCAGTTGTCATTCTCCCACCCACCCGTGTGGGTGCCAGGAGCCTCCccagtgctcagcaccagcccaaCATGATCCAGCCCTGGGAGCATCCCCGTCCTCCCCATCATTCCAGACATCTCTGCTGATCTCCctttcatcctcctcctcttgtggtgtcctgcaggcagccccaAGGCTCTCCTCATCGGCAGGACATACGCAGGAGCTCCTCTGAGCAGCAGGCTACGCACCCAAGAGCCAAACAGTTTGCCCGAGGCCCCCAGGGCAGCGCAGCCTTCCCCTTCACAAGCCCCTCGGTGTccggggcagcagcagcctcaggcACAGCTGAAACTTTCAaactttcaaaagcagcagcagctcagaggtCTCCGAGTCCCAGAGTGCCTGTCCTGGGGCGAGGGCTGTTCTCTAGGGTCTCACAGCAGCACCCGCACCCCACCAGTTCTGCTGGTTCTTGCTGTGAGGGGGACAACCGGGCCCCACCAGTTCCTTGTCGTCCTGGAGGCTGGGTgaggccagcagcaggaagggtGACAGCAGGGACAGGTCCGGAGGGCTGTGGACATCTGtaggcagctcctgctcctaGGGCAGCTCGTACTGAGACCTGAAGTGCTTCCACAGGCGATGAGACACGATGCCGGTCACAATCAGTCCCAACAGTGAGACTGTTGTCCCCATGGCAGCGGCAGGGCCCACactgaaaacatctgcaaagaCACGAGAAGGAGCTGTAATTGCAGGCAGACTCTGCCCACGCCAGCAAATACCGAGGGGCGAATATAACACCCCCCAGCACCGAATGTGGCACTAACACAACTCACTGCAACCCCGGCCCAAGCAACGGGGGGCACAGGAGAGGGGGCTGCAGACCACCACTCACCGTCCAAGACCATCACCTGCAGACTGACCACCTGGGAGGGGCGGCCGAGCAGGATGCACTGATAGTGGCCCTGGTGCTGGAGCTCAGCGTGGTCCAGCCGCAGCGTGGAGCTGCTGCCCACCGCCTCCTCCCGGTACTGGGAGAGGGCCACGGGGGTCTGCAGCCAGCGGACAGTGGCATTCTCAGCGCACTGGGCGCAGCACTCGATGCGCAGGGCCTTGCCCCGTGTCCCGTTGGGTGGCAGTGACCAGATCCGCAGGCTGCAAGTGGGCGCTGTCCCCACGGATGGCCCTGTCCCCTTCTCTGCCAGGGGGGAGCCCTGGCCAACACTGTCCGCAGCTGTCCCCTGTGCCTCAGCCGGGGGGGTCATGGTGCCGGAGccaggggggggggggggtggccAGACGTGCGGTGGGACTGCCTGTGATGAGGTCCTGGGGAGCAGTGTCCTCTGCGGAGGGGGGGTCTGTGGCAGCAGTCGGCTCCAGAATGGTCTCAGTGTCAGGCTCCCGCGGTGTGCTGGTCAGGGCTGCGGGGGGATCGTGCGTGGGGACACTCGGCCCTAGGGGCAGCGCTGCGGTGGTCATGGGCCCGGCTGCGCTGGGGGTCCCCGTCATAGCTGTCATTCTCTGGGGGCTCCCTGTGGAGGTGGCCACGGCCACTGGCTGCTCCGTCACAGCTGTgaacacagcagggcacaggagATTTGCAGAGCGGTGCAGAAATGGAGGCTGCTCCCGTTCCAGCAAAACTGTTTCAAGCAGCGCAGGGCAGCGGGGGTCGGCTCCAGCAGACGGGGCAGCACGCGAGGCCGGggccccagctcccaccccagcactcACCCCCAGCACTTGCCACCAGGGATGCCGCCCGGGTGAAGGTCTCCTGCTGGATGCTGAGCGTCACCTCGCACCTGAACTCCACCCCTTCTCCCACATCCTTCCCGGCCACTGGCAGTGTGGACACGATGTCAAACAGCCCCTCGTCAGTCTCCGTAACATCCAGATTTGCCTCCCCCAGTGCCTGGTCCCCCCGGTACCAGGTGAGGACCAGCCCCTGGAACGGGTACACCTGCCGGGCCGAGCAGcgcaggctggctggctgccccGGCTCCAGGGCACAGGGgtctgcctccagctgcagcgAGTCTGGCAGGGCTGAGAGAGGAGTTGTAGAGTCAGGCAGTGACTTTTggcactgcagcccaggaggaagCAGGCTGCCTCTGGGATccagggctttgctggggaggtggtggggaaTGCTTACCATAGACCTTCAGGTTGACAGTGTGCTGGTAGTACTGCCCGTGGCAGGTCCCCTGGCAGATCTTGGTGCCCTCCACGGCAACCTCGGCGCTGTCGATGTGGAGGAtgctgtggctggggaaggaggtgaTGCTCCCCAGGTTGGTGTCCAGCCCCTTCCACTGCACCGTGCCCCCCGCGCAGGCCAGGGAGCAGTTCAGCTGTGCCGAGCCCCCGTACTGCACCACCGGCTCCCGCGGCATCACCACCAGCTTGTCAGCAGGTCGCCCTGGGTAGAGGACGGAGGAAACCGTGGCGGTTAGGGAAAGGGACAATCACCAGAGCTCAGTTATTTACCAAGCAAATGGGGTGCTGGTTCCCCATTGTGGATAGTCAGGCTCAGGTGAAAGCTCCACTCCCATCACCACAGGGGCAGCGCTGCTCATTAGCGATGGCTCGTTAGGGGTGGCCGAACTTTCCCCTGCAGCCGCTCACTGCCACCAGACACCAGGAGTGCCCCAGAACCCACATGCCAGTGGCAATTGCCAGCCCTGGTCAGCCCCGTTGCAGGCATGGCCGCTTGATCCACCCTAGCTTACCACTCAGATTTTCCAGACATTTCTTGGGAAAACGAGCCCAAACGCCTCCTCCCCCCAGTTCTCATCCTTCACCAGCATCACAGCTGCTTTGGCAGCGGCACCGCGGACCCAGGCCAGGTGCATGCTGTTGCTCACACGGCGGCATGCTTCACGGCGCTGAGTGCCGAGCTGCAGTGCCGGGATGAGG containing:
- the TPGS1 gene encoding tubulin polyglutamylase complex subunit 1, with the protein product MAAYEKRRAAAGPAPAPAPAAGSGLAEPAGAAVAAGGLGSEAEFLLRAGVSAMVREALLKVLEARPEEPVAFLADYFERLVLGSPGAAGEAAAEQPGPPQRLARALWYVRLAHHSHRTAFDSNAGAAYEVLGAGGRRHKAGVDGRLYSELLRRICQHGGAPAEAAAALLGRVRCRDHEAVPFDVFRYGVLTCFVLLEFAAKADALFGVLDGGSGAADGRVCQAVLRALEDALGAGHFSLPGRYLEAGSKLGPDGLALAMDRALQERKLSTSMSREEFLKKATALFVAKVKPVE
- the MADCAM1 gene encoding mucosal addressin cell adhesion molecule 1 translates to MRRAARRRQPWTAAFAPCRREGRKTSPCCLPALPPPLRVMEPAPLLLIFGLLRGCSGRPADKLVVMPREPVVQYGGSAQLNCSLACAGGTVQWKGLDTNLGSITSFPSHSILHIDSAEVAVEGTKICQGTCHGQYYQHTVNLKVYALPDSLQLEADPCALEPGQPASLRCSARQVYPFQGLVLTWYRGDQALGEANLDVTETDEGLFDIVSTLPVAGKDVGEGVEFRCEVTLSIQQETFTRAASLVASAGAVTEQPVAVATSTGSPQRMTAMTGTPSAAGPMTTAALPLGPSVPTHDPPAALTSTPREPDTETILEPTAATDPPSAEDTAPQDLITGSPTARLATAEKGTGPSVGTAPTCSLRIWSLPPNGTRGKALRIECCAQCAENATVRWLQTPVALSQYREEAVGSSSTLRLDHAELQHQGHYQCILLGRPSQVVSLQVMVLDDVFSVGPAAAMGTTVSLLGLIVTGIVSHRLWKHFRSQYELP